The nucleotide window GCCGGGCATCGAGGACATCGGGTTCGGGAAGGTCGACAGGTTCTCCATCATCTTGGACTGGCCCTCGCGCAGCATCTCGAAACTGGCGGCGAGGAATTGCGGCACCACGGATTGCGCCTGCGTGGTGTAGCTGCGCACCAGGTCGATCAGCACCTCGACCGGCAGCACGTTCTCGCCCCGGCCCTCATGCTCGGCGATGATCTGCAGAAGATATTGCCGCGTCAGGTCGTCGCCGGTCTTCAGGTCGACGATGCGGACCTGGCGTCCGGCGCGGATGAAACGGGCGATGTCGTCAAGCGTGACGTAATCGCTCGTCTCGGTGTTGTAGAGGCGGCGACTCGCATAGCGCTTGATCAGCAGCGGGGTCGTGTTCTCGGCCTCGGCCATGGCTCCTCCGGCGATGCATTTGCAGCATGATGGGAAATGACCCGCGGAAATGCAAAGAAAATCGCCCGTCATTCCCGACGCGACGCGGCGTGCAGAAATGAGAAAAAGGGGGCAGCACCCTGCCCCCTTGTCCCGAATTGTCCGATACGGCCGAAGGCGCGGATCAGGCCTTGGTCACGGTGCTGGCCGAGGTCGTCGCGGCGGCAGCGGCTTTCTTGACCGCGGCCTGGGTCTCGCGGGTGGCCTTCTCGGCGGCTTTCTGGGCGTCGGCGGCCAGGTCCTTGCCGGCGGTCAGCATCAGATCGACGGTGTCCATCTGCACTTTCTTGGCGACTTCGGCGAAGGCGGCCATGTGCTCGGCAGCGGCTTCCGCGGCGGAGGTGGCGAAATCGCTCACGGCCTTGGCGTATTCGGCCGGCTCTTCCTTCGAGGCGGTCAGCTCGCCCAGGCGGGCGATGGTGTCTTTCGCCCATTGCGACGAAATCTCGGTCGAACGCTCGGCGGCAGCCAGGGCAACCCGGGCCATCTTCTCGCCCAGCGCGGTCTGCGACTTGAACGCGTCCTGGACAGAGGAGGTGTCGATCGGCATTTTCGCCAGCATTTCCTGCAGGGTTTTGGTGAAGTCGGGGGTCTTGGCCATTTGCTCTCTCCTAGATCGGCGCGAAGCTTGGGCACCGGTTGAACTGTTCTGTCCCCCATATACTTTCTGCACTGCAGCATTGCAAGGTTTTCTTGCTGCGATGCAGAAAATTTCTGCTAGGCGCGCTCATGGACATAGACGCCGGGAGCCGGGCCGAAACCCTCGCCGGACTCCCGCGCTTCGACCAGGGAACCGGAATGCCGCGCCAGCCATTCGCCCCAGCGGCCCCACCAACTGCCTTCGTGGCGCTGCGCCTGGTCCAGCCAGTGCTGCTCACCCCGGTCGAAGCCGGCATCCGAGGTGTAATGGCCGTATTTCTTCTTGCTGGGCGGATTGACGATGCCGGCGATATGGCCCGATTCGGAAAGGATGAAGGTCTTGTCCGCGGAGCCCATCTGCGCCACGCCGCGCCAGCTGTCGCGCCAGGGGGCGATGTGGTCGGTTTCGCAGGCGATGGCGCAAAGCGGCACGGTCACGTCGCTGACATGCAGGCGCTGGCCCATCAGCTCGAACCCTTCGCGGACGAAGCGGTTCTGCTGGCACAGGCCGCGCAGGTATTCCACCGCCATGCGCCCCGGTAGGTTGGTGCCGTCGCCGTTCCAAAACAGCAGGTCGAAGGCGGGCGGCGTCTCGCCCAGCATGTAGCTGCGGATCGCCGGTCCCCAGACCAGGTCGTTGGCGCGCAGGAAGC belongs to Paracoccus sp. TOH and includes:
- the phaR gene encoding polyhydroxyalkanoate synthesis repressor PhaR; this encodes MAEAENTTPLLIKRYASRRLYNTETSDYVTLDDIARFIRAGRQVRIVDLKTGDDLTRQYLLQIIAEHEGRGENVLPVEVLIDLVRSYTTQAQSVVPQFLAASFEMLREGQSKMMENLSTFPNPMSSMPGFEALQRQQQMFLKAMAAGWGTAGSSGPELGEVEPDPRRAGKKAAEPEDMAEIRRQLAELQKRISKL
- a CDS encoding phasin family protein; translation: MAKTPDFTKTLQEMLAKMPIDTSSVQDAFKSQTALGEKMARVALAAAERSTEISSQWAKDTIARLGELTASKEEPAEYAKAVSDFATSAAEAAAEHMAAFAEVAKKVQMDTVDLMLTAGKDLAADAQKAAEKATRETQAAVKKAAAAATTSASTVTKA